One genomic segment of Panicum virgatum strain AP13 chromosome 2N, P.virgatum_v5, whole genome shotgun sequence includes these proteins:
- the LOC120659518 gene encoding uncharacterized protein LOC120659518 → MTFLFPVRSQQGAMEGRPPAPPRVSMFRRLMVRVTPAERLAADGKEREREKDERPAAAGEAEVGSIGLDRMVLSFMEDNAAVVERPPRGRCNCFNGNQDGSDDEDSDYFLPSASAPAAAPAAAGDALELLKGLVQCASTAERNLLADASRIAERCGRGGGGSGRKKADVRRAVADGLRALGYDAAVCTSRWDKGPSHPAGEHEYIDAVVAVEPGPGAATATRLVVEVDFRSEFEVARPTKAYRAALQALPPLFVGTPDRLGRVVALVADAARQSLRKRGLHFPPWRKPEYMRAKWLSPHARAGVPDKPPAQAPALAAPASAASFAGEFELRFDEKPKAPDGTAGEEKKITVVVSPSPWRPEEPEASKQSPPAPQGKGKVVTGLASVL, encoded by the exons ATGACGTTTCTGTTCCCGGTCAGGAGCCAGCAGGGTGCGATGGAGggcaggccgccggcgccgccgagggtGTCGATGTTCCGGCGGCTGATGGTGCGGGTGACCCCGGCCGAGCGCCTGGCCGCAGACggcaaggagagggagagggagaaggacgagaggccggcggccgccggggaggcggAGGTCGGGTCGATCGGGCTGGACCGGATGGTGCTGAGCTTCATGGAGGACAACGCGGCCGTGGTGGAGCGACCCCCGCGGGGCCGCTGCAACTGCTTCAACGGCAACCAggacggcagcgacgacgaggaCTCCGACTACTTcctcccctccgcctccgcccccgccgccgcgccggccgcggccggcgacgcCTTGGAGCTGCTCAAG GGCCTGGTGCAGTGCGCGAGCACGGCGGAGCGGAACCTCCTCGCCGACGCGTCGCGGATCGCCGAGCGgtgcggcaggggcggcggcgggtccggcCGGAAGAAGGCGGACGTCCGGCGTGCGGTGGCGGACGGGCTCCGCGCGCTTGGGTACGACGCGGCGGTGTGCACATCGCGGTGGGACAAGGGCCCCTCCCACCCGGCGGGGGAGCACGAGTACATcgacgcggtggtggcggtggagcccgggcccggggcggcgacggcgacccgcCTCGTGGTGGAGGTGGACTTCCGGTCGGAGTTCGAGGTGGCGCGGCCCACCAAGGCGTACCGCGCGGCGCTGcaggcgctgccgccgctgttCGTGGGCACGCCCGACCGGCTCGGCCGGGTCGTGGCCCtcgtcgccgacgccgcgcgGCAGAGCCTCCGGAAGCGCGGGCTCCACTTCCCGCCGTGGCGCAAGCCCGAGTACATGCGCGCCAAGTGGCTGTCCCCGCACGCCCGCGCCGGCGTCCCGGACAAGCCGCCGGCGCAGGCTccggcgctcgccgcgccggcgtccGCCGCCAGCTTCGCCGGCGAGTTCGAGCTGCGGTTCGACGAGAAGCCGAAGGCGCCCGACggcaccgccggcgaggagaaGAAGATCACGGTGGTggtgtcgccgtcgccgtggcgcccGGAGGAGCCCGAGGCGAGCAAGCagagcccgccggcgccgcagggCAAGGGGAAGGTTGTGACGGGGCTCGCCTCCGTGCTCTGA
- the LOC120659519 gene encoding pentatricopeptide repeat-containing protein At5g64320, mitochondrial-like encodes MGEPPTPRPAASSTARAGAGAGAGATSWSELLAPFDLSRLRATLSSRPLTPRRLARLLALPLSPATSLLLLDWYAASHPALSPSSLPLRPVLAAADPDRALALLDSLPPGRLPPLRESLLIPLLRSLPPGRALHLLDQMPRRFAVAPSFRSYNVVLSTLARADCHADALALYRRMLKEGMPPTTFTFGVAARALCRLGRADEALALLRGMARHGCVPDAVLYQTVIHALCDQGGVAEAATLLDEMFLMGCPADVNTFDDVVRGLCGLGRVRDAARLADRMMMKGCTPSVLTYGFLLEGLCRARQVDEALAMLGRVPEVNVVLFNTVIGGCLAEGKLGKATELYEIMGSKGCPSDVHTYNILIHGLCKLGRIGSAVRILGEMEEKGCAPNVVTYTTLLHSFCRNGMWDDTRTMLDQMSVKGLIMNSQGYNGMIYAICKDGRFDDAMRLVQEMKSQGCKPDICTYNTIIYHLCNNDRMEEAEHLFGNLLEEGVVANGITYNTLIHALLRNGRWQQGLRLANEMVLHGCSLDVISYNGLIKALCKEGNVDRSMGLLQEMMEKGIKPNNFSYNILISELCKARKVRDALELSKEMLNQGLTPDIVTYNTLINGLCKMGWTHAALNLLEKLPNENVHPDIITYNILISWHCKVRLIDDAAMLLNKAVSGGIVPNERTWGMMVRNLVRHPANLEGY; translated from the coding sequence ATGGGAGAGCCCCCGACCCCGCGGCCCGCGGCCAGCTCCActgcccgcgccggcgccggcgccggcgccggcgcgacgTCATGGTCGGAGCTGCTCGCGCCGTTCGACctctcccgcctccgcgccacgCTCTCCTCCCGCCCGCTcaccccgcgccgcctcgcccgccTCCTCGCGCTCCCGCTCTCCCCGGCCACCTCCCTGCTCCTCCTCGACTGGTACGCGGCTTCCCATCCCGCGCtctcgccctcctccctcccgctccgccccgtcctcgccgccgccgacccggaccgcgcgctcgcgctcctcgACTCCCTCCCGCCCGGCCGCCTGCCCCCGCTCCGCGAGTCGCTCCTCATCCCGCTCCTCCGCTCCCTGCCCCCCGGCCGCGCGCTCCACCTGCTCGACCAAATGCCCCGCCGCTTCGCCGTCGCCCCGTCCTTCCGCTCCTACAACGTCGTGCTTTCCACGCTCGCGCGGGCCGACTGCCACGCTGACGCGCTGGCACTGTACCGCCGGATGCTCAAGGAAGGCATGCCGCCCACCACCTTCACCTTCGGggtcgccgcgcgcgcgctctgCCGACTCGGCCGTGCTGACGAGGCACTTGCGCTGCTCCGCGGGATGGCGCGCCACGGCTGCGTGCCCGACGCCGTGCTGTACCAGACGGTCATCCACGCCCTGTGCGACCAGGGCGGGGTCGCCGAGGCCGCCACGCTCCTCGACGAGATGTTCCTGATGGGTTGTCCAGCGGACGTGAACACATTCGACGATGTCGTGCGCGGCCTGTGCGGGCTCGGGCGGGTGCGCGATGCAGCCAGGCTGGCGGACAGGATGATGATGAAGGGGTGCACGCCGAGCGTTCTGACGTACGGGTTCCTCCTGGAGGGGCTGTGCAGAGCAAGGCAGGTGGATGAGGCGCTGGCAATGCTAGGGAGGGTGCCAGAGGTGAACGTCGTGTTGTTTAACACGGTAATCGGTGGGTGCTTGGCTGAGGGGAAGCTGGGTAAGGCGACAGAACTGTATGAGATAATGGGTTCCAAAGGCTGCCCGTCAGATGTGCACACATACAATATATTGATACATGGTCTTTGcaagcttgggaggattggttCAGCTGTGCGGATTCTTGGTGAGATGGAGGAGAAGGGTTGTGCTCCAAATGTCGTGACCTACACAACCTTGCTGCATTCGTTTTGCAGGAATGGCATGTGGGATGACACAAGAACAATGCTGGACCAGATGTCGGTGAAGGGCTTGATTATGAATTCCCAAGGATACAATGGAATGATATATGCAATATGCAAGGATGGCAGGTTTGATGATGCAATGAGGCTCGTCCAAGAGATGAAGAGTCAGGGGTGCAAGCCTGATATTTGCACGTACAATACAATAATTTATCATTTGTGCAACAATGACAGGATGGAGGAGGCGGAACATCTTTTTGGAAACTTACTTGAAGAGGGTGTTGTCGCCAATGGAATAACTTATAACACTCTCATTCATGCACTTCTACGTAATGGAAGGTGGCAGCAGGGCCTAAGGCTTGCTAATGAAATGGTACTTCATGGCTGCTCACTAGATGTTATTAGCTACAATGGGCTGATAAAAGCCCTCTGCAAAGAGGGGAATGTTGATCGGAGTATGGGGTTGCTTCAGGAAATGATGGAAAAGGGAATTAAGCCAAATAATTTCTCATACAACATCCTGATCAGTGAGCTCTGCAAAGCAAGGAAGGTACGCGATGCACTAGAGCTCTCAAAGGAGATGTTGAATCAAGGACTCACTCCTGATATTGTGACTTACAATACCCTCATAAATGGATTGTGCAAAATGGGATGGACACATGCTGCTTTAAATCTCCTAGAGAAGCTACCCAACGAAAATGTGCATCCTGATATTATCACATATAATATTCTCATTAGTTGGCACTGCAAAGTCAGATTGATTGATGATGCGGCTATGCTTCTAAACAAAGCAGTAAGTGGAGGGATAGTTCCTAATGAGCGAACTTGGGGAATGATGGTGCGAAATTTGGTCAGGCATCCAGCCAATCTCGAGGGGTATTAG